In the genome of Paenibacillus pabuli, the window TGAAGATCCGCTTCAAGGAAGCGATCTCTCGCCTGCTGTCTCCAATTCTGTAGATACAGTATTAAGTGACTTTTATTCAAAAGTTAAAACAAAAAGCAGGCGCTTCCTTTCCAGTCATGTCTGGTGAAGGAGTACCTGCTTCTTTTGGCTCAAAAACCATAATTAGTGGTTGATTACGATCTGATCTTTCATCATTCTTTGAAAGGCTATCACTACAGTGTACATTTAGAACATTGATCTATTTTTACTGTAAACCACTAGTTACTCCACTTGTTGTTCCTTACACTTCCTCACGCTTAAAGCCTTCACCCAGTACTTCGTGCGCATTACTTATGATGACAAAGGCCCCCGGGTCTACGGACCGGATCAAGGCTTTCAGTCTAGGCACCTCATTTTGCCCCACCACCACCATCAGTACGGTTCGCTGGTCGTCGGTGTAGCCGCCTTTTGCCTCCAGCTTTGTCAGTCCACGATCCAAATCTTCGAGAATCACTTTCGTAATCGGCTCAATCTGGTTGGAGATAATATAGGCTACTTTGGAGTAACCCAACCCCATCTCGACGGCATCAATGACTTTCCCTGTAACATACAACCCAATCAGGGCATAAAGGGACTGCTCCAATGACAATACAAAAGCAGCCATAATAATGACTGTCGCATCCATAATCACCACACAAAGAGAGTAACTCAGACCACTGTACTTTTGTACGATCCTGGCGAGGATGCTCATGCCGCCTGTTGATCCTCTTCCCCGGTATACGATCCCAATGCCGAGACCAACTCCAATCCCTCCATAAAGAGAACCAAGCAGTGGATTCGTTGTGGGAATGGCCCAGTCTTTCGTGAGATAAACAAACAAAGGCAGTACAATACTTCCGAGTACAGATCGTATACCATACTGCTTGCCAATTAGAAGAAAACCTGCGATCAATAGCGGTATATTAATGGCCCATTGGGTATAAGCCGGTTCAAGCCCCAACCAATGTTTGCCCAATATTGACAGCCCGGATACCCCACCTGACGCAATCTGGTTCGGTAGTAAAAATAAATTAAAGGCCACAGCAATCAGAAACGAACCAAGAATGATAGAAACGGTGTCCACAACATTTCTCCAAGGGCCGTTCAGGGGGATGAAGCTAATTAACCTTTTTTTACGATTATTTTGTAATTGCTGTTGCTGCTGCATGTCATCGTGCTCTCCTTTTGTTGTTTATATGCTCAAAAAAAAGCCCCTGTATACACCAGCATACGCCTACACGTATCGGGTCTATACAGGAACTTTTGATTAATCGGTATCTACTTTAATCTGGCTGCGCAAATAACCATCGATGAATCCATCGAGGTCGCCATCCATGACTGCTCCTGTGTTTCCAGTCTCTACGCTCGTACGGTGATCCTTTACCATACTATAGGGATGGAATACATAGGAGCGAATCTGGCTACCCCACGCAATATCCGACTGCTCTCCTCGGATTTCGTCCAGCTGTTGTTTTTGTTCTTCAATTTTACGTTCATACAATTTGGAACGAAGCATCGTCATCGCTCGCTCACGGTTCTTGATCTGTGACCGTTCATTCTGACACGTTACCACCACACCTGTTGGAAGGTGAGTAATCCGTACGGCTGAGTCGGTGGTATTAATATGCTGTCCACCCGCGCCGCTCGCACGGTACGTATCGATCTTGAGGTCTTCTGTCCGAATGTCCAGTTCAATCGTGTCATCAATCTCAGGAACCACATCACACGATACGAAGGAAGTATGCCTGCGTCCCGAGGAGTCAAAAGGTGAGATCCGCACCAATCGGTGAACACCCTTCTCGGCTTTCAGATACCCATAAGCATTGTGCCCCTTGATGGAAAGTGTAACACTCTTGATTCCTGCTTCATCTCCTGCCAGATAATCCAGCACCTCAACCTTGAAGCCACGTTTCTCGGCCCAGCGTGTATACATCCGCATCAGCATCTGTCCCCAGTCCTGTGACTCGGTACCACCAGCACCCGGGTGAAGCTCCAGAATCGCATTCATCTTGTCATACGGCTGATTCAGGAGAAGCTGCAGCTCGAATTCTTCTACCTTGCTCACGATGGCCGTCACGCTGTTAGCGATCTCCACAGCCAGATCATCATCGCCTTCTTCGTCAGCCAGTTCTGCCATCATGACCGCATCATCATAATCCTGCTGCAGCTTAGTGTATTGATCTACGGATCCCTTCACCGCGTTCAGCTCGGCGATTACGGATTGTGCCTTATCGTTATCATCCCAGAAATCCGGGGCAGACATCTTCACTTCGAAGTTCTCAATCATCTCTTGCTTCAGATCTAAGTCAAAGAGACCCCCTAAGATTTGTTAGTTTCTTGCCTATTTCACGCAGGTCCTGCTTCACGCTTGGATCGATCATGTGCAATTCCTCTTTTCATTAAGATAAGCTCCCCGCATCCAGGGCACTCCTCCAGATCACGTTTCCGATGTTTCACCTTGGAGTCTCGGTTACCTTTATATCGGCAATCCTCTTCTCCATGATCATGGTCACATAGTTATAACTATGCACCAATTACAGGTTATGCATCCTACACTTGATCATTTGAAATACCCGGCTGCAAGGAGCCGTTCATGTCATTCTATTTAAGTTGAGCTAAAGAATATTTACACTTGCCACTCCGATGACAGAACAACCTTCCGATCGCTGTTATCCCCAGATTTTTTGTTTTCTTTTTCAAAGGTGAAAATCCGGGGATAAAGGCGAACGCTCCGCTTCTACAGCTTATTTCTGCCCTCTACGTTCTCGTGTAAATGTATAGTTCAACTTATATATAAAAATTCTTTAACTACTCTTGACCGTGGCAGTGTTTAAACTTTTTGCCGCTGCCACATGGACAAGCATCGTTACGACCGATTTGGTCAGACACTTTGACCGGGCGTTTCTCAGCAGGTTCGCCGCTTGTCGAGATCTGACTTTCGTCAACAACTGCCTGACGCTCCTGGTTGCTTTCGATTTGTGCTCTCATCACATAAGTTGCTACTTCTTCCTGAATCGAAGCAATCATCTGATGGAACATTTCGAAGCCTTCGAACTGGTACTCACGCAGCGGATCTGTACCGCCGTAAGCACGAAGGTGGATACCTTGACGCAATTGATCCATCGCATCAATATGATCCATCCATTTGCTGTCTACTGCACGGAGCACAACCACTTTCTCGAACTCACGAACCATCTCTTCACCGATGCGCTCTTCACGTGCATTGTACTTGTTCTGAACTTTCTCAAACAGGTACTCGACAATCTCTTCGGCTTCCTTGCCCCACAGGTCATCTTTCGTTACCGAGCCTTCATCCAGCAATTTGCTGTTCATGTAGTCGGCAACTTCCTGCAACTCCCAGTTTTCCGGAATATCGTCACTGCAATGAGCTTCCACGATGCGTTCAATGGAAGGTTTGATCATATCCATAACAATCTGTTTGATGTTCTCGGACTCAAGCACCTCGCGGCGCTGTTTATATATAATTTCACGTTGCTGGTTCATGACATCATCATATTGGAGAACGACTTTACGTACGTCAAAGTTATTACCTTCAACCCGTTTTTGTGCCGACTCTACCGCACGGGTGATCATCCGGCTCTCGATCGGTTGGTCTTCTTCAAAACCAAGACGTTCCATCATGTTCAGTACATTATCTGCACCGAAACGTTTCATCAGCTCATCACCCAGCGACAGGTAGAACTGTGTGGAACCCGGGTCACCCTGACGTCCTGCACGTCCGCGCAGCTGGTTATCAATCCGGCGAGATTCGTGACGCTCTGTACCGATGATATGAAGGCCGCCCACTTCAGCTACACCTTCACCCAGGATAATATCTGTACCCCGTCCAGCCATGTTGGTTGCAATCGTCACCGCTCCTGCTTGACCTGCACCTGAGATGATTTCCGCTTCTTCAGCGTGGTATTTGGCATTCAATACCTGATGTCTGATTCCACGGCGTTTCAGCATGTCCGAAAGACGCTCGGAGTTCTCAATCGATACCGTACCAACCAGAACCGGCTGGTTCTTGCTGTGACGTTCCACGATTTCTTCCACAACCGCTTTGAACTTGCCGTCGATGCTCTTGTACACCACATCAGCCATATCATTCCGTTTGTTCGGACGGTTGGTTGGAATCTGCAATACTTCGAGACCGTAGATTTTTTTGAATTCTTCTTCCTCGGTCTTCGCGGTACCCGTCATTCCCGCAAGCTTGCGATACATACGGAAATAGTTCTGGAATGTAATCGTAGCAAGGGTCATGCTCTCGTTCTGTACTTCAATGCCTTCTTTGGCTTCAATCGCTTGGTGCAATCCATCGCTATAACGACGTCCTGCCATCAGACGACCTGTGAATTCATCGACGATCAGCACTTCTTCATCACTCACCACATAGTCAACGTCACGACGCATGATTACGTTGGCTTTCAATCCTTGTACGATGTGATGGTTGAGTGTAACATTCGCATGATCATACAAGTTTTCGATACCAAATGCTTTCTCCGCCTTTGCCACACCAGCTTCAGTCAGCGCTACGGATTTCACCTTGATGTCCACCGTAAAGTCTTCTTCTGGAACCAAACGTTTCACGAAACGGTCAGCTGCATAGTACAGGTCTGTCGATTTCTGAGCTTGTCCGGAAATGATCAAAGGCGTACGTGCCTCATCGACCAAAATGGAGTCCACTTCATCAATGATACAGAAGAACAATGGACGTTGTACCATCTGCTCTTTGTACAACACCATGTTGTCACGCAGATAGTCAAAGCCAAATTCATTATTTGTTCCGTACGTAATATCACATGCATAAGCATGTTGTTTCAAAGCATGGTCCATACCGCTCAGGTTAACCCCTACAGTCATGCCCATGAATTCATAAATCTGTCCCATTTCCTGGCTATCCCGTTGAGCCAAATAATCATTGACCGTTACCACGTGTACACCTTTGGACATCAATGCATTCAGGTATACCGGGAGTGTTCCAACCAGTGTCTTACCTTCACCCGTTTTCATCTCTGAAATCCGGCCTTCATGAAGGGCAATGCCCCCAAGCATCTGTACGTCATAGTGACGTTTGCCCAGTACACGGCGAGATGCCTCCCGTACGGTTGCAAATGCCTCCGGAAGAAGTTCATCCGTGGTTTCACCCTTTTCAATGCGGGCACGGAATTCCTCCGTTTTGGATTTCAGTTGTTCATCAGACAGAGCCTGAAATTGTGGTTCCAGTTTATTGATCACATCGACTGTCTTCATCAGACGTTTAACATCACGTTCGTTCATGTCGCCGAAGATCTTTTTGACAAGTCCTAGCATGGTATACCCCTTTCGTGCAAAACAGAATAGACCCCCTGCTGCCGCCGCGCGACACCATCGGATTGGATATGTATCCACTTGCCCGGGGGTGACAAACGATATAAATAATATAAGATGAATCAACTCCAGGCTTGCCAAGGTTCCTCATGAAGCTGATTCGGTATTCAACCGGATCCGGTTATTAGAAATAAGCCGAATACCAAGCTTTATGAATCATGTTCATGGTGCTGTGCCTGTCATTGATTATGATTAGCGATCATTCGTTGACAATTCCTCATCAGGACAATGATTCTCTTTGTATAAATTGTAACAGTTTGTAAGGGTCCCCGCAACACGCCACGGCACACTTCTTTGAACTTCCGAAGCCTCTCCGATGGAGTTTAAGTGCAAAAAATCATAGTCGTTAGCGGAAGCCTTAAATTATGCCGTTTCATTTTCCAGATAGATAAGCCATGTTAACGAGTTTTGGTGGTAAATTTGGATGAAAATCTCATTATAGAGAAAAAGAATACATCTGAGAATTATATCAACCATGACATCTTCGTGCCTATGAAAATTTAATATATCCATAACACGGATCTGTCCCATTCCTACTATCTATTAGACGCAGCAGCATGGGAAATAGTTTCACAATCTTGCTACAGCGACTTTTTTTCCAGCCCCACTACGCACAAAAGAGCCCCATCCTATAAAGGTTGGAGGCTCTTGTTAGTTTAATTCTATACAGGAAAGAATCGTCCCTGTGTTCATTCGTTATCATTAAAAAATCATTTTACAGTTAAATTCATTTGGTTCAGTCAATAAACTAGGCTAAGTATTTTAATCAATCCATTAACCTTGTTCGATCAAACCGTATTTTCCATCGTTCCGTTTGTACACAACGCTGACTTCTTCGTTCTCAATATTGGAGAATACGAAGAAATTGTGGCCAACCATGTTCATTTGGAGGATAGCCTCTTCCACGTCCATTGGTTTCAACATAAACCGTTTCGTCCGTACCACTTCCAGGTCATCATCGTCCGTATCCGTGTCCAGTTCAGCAGTAGCTACTGTGCCTGTCGGATCTTCCACGAAGAGCGTTTTCAGGCTGCCTTCTTGACGGAACTTACGGTTAATTTTCGTTTTGTGTTTACGGATCTGACGTTCCAGCTTATCTACCACGGAGTCAATGGAGGCGTACATATCGTCACTCTCATCCTCGGCGCGGAGCACAAAGCCTTTCAAAGGGATCGTCACCTCTACCGTATGCAAGCCTCTCGTTGTGCTCAGAGTAACAGCACCGTCAGAGTTAAGGGGTGCATCGAAATACTTCTCGAGTCTACTCAACTTTTTGTCGACATAATCTTTCAAAGCATCGGTAACCTCGATTTGTTGACCTCGAATACTTAAATTCATAGGGCACTCCTCCTTTTCCTTTGCCACTTCATTATAACACGAATGTAAGCGCCATGTAAAAACTCTCGGTGACCGAATAATGACATCTGTTCAAGCCACATCAGCCAACATAGGATTACCGCCATATTTCGCGATATTTCGGCATTTTAGAGCATAATCACTCATTAATATGGATTTTCTTAATAGGCACTTGATGATGTAATTAACCGTTTTTAAGCTTGCTCAATCTGTTATGTAAAATGAACTTAAAACTACACCTTGAATCTATCAGATTCATCCCTCTATTAACACGCAAACTGATCCGAAATCCCGAATCTATTAGAACAAAAAAAGACCCCGGAAAAACCGGAGTCTGATGCTAGCGATAATTCAATTGGTAACCATCTAACCATATATGTAGGTCGGATTGTCCGGATGATTATAATTTGATTACGTTAGCTGCTTGCGGTCCACGCGCGCCTTCGACGATGTCGAATTCTACGGATTGACCTTCTTCCAAAGTTTTGAATCCTTCGGATTGAATTGCGGAGAAATGTACGAATACGTCGCCGCCGTCTTCAGTTTCAATGAAACCGTAACCTTTTTCTGCGTTGAACCATTTTACTTTACCTTGCATGCACTAACATTCCCTTCGTCATCAAATGAAGTGAGGTTGTGTCAAAGACCCTTGCCCACAATTCAGACTATACCATCCAAAGTTATCCATTGTCAATTGGTAAAGTAAATGTTTTCTTGGAATTTTTTGTAGATTAATTGGGGATTTTGAGGAACGATGGGGTATTGTTAATATATCAGGTTATTGGACTAGTGATAAGTCTATTTTTATGTATTTCTAAGATAATCTTGGTCTTTAATAGCTTCTCTTTGTTAACCTAAGGTTAAAGGAAGTGATTTCAAGATAATAATGGTATAGGAATGGATAGGCACGTTAAAATTCAGTATGTTACCGAGACTATTATATTTCATTTAACAAGGGGAGATTACAGAAATGATTTTTCACTCACTCCGGAAACAAAATTGGATTGCTATGATTCTACTTCCTATCCTTTTTTTCGGGATATTGGTACTAGCTCCATCCAATCATGCAAATGCTCAAGGGAATCGAATACCTGCAGAGGAATTGAAAGAAATCAGTCGGTTATCCTTCACACTTCGTGATGCGTACCAGACGCCATATACGGTCTTTATTTTTGCTCAAGATGAAGAAATCTCAACCCTAACGGAAGAAGACTTATGGACCAATAACAAACATGGTGACCCTACATATACAGGCACTTATCGCGCAGCATTGTTAAAAAAAGGAGCCACCTACGGCACAGTTCAGTCTGCGGACCTTGACCTTCATTCTATTACCCTACCACAAACCTGGCATTACACCATTAAAAGTAAGGAAAAAAATACACCAGATATGCTGTTCATCACGGAGTGGGGATCATCCAACTTTAATTTGACTAAACCGTTTATTATTCGCTCAGGTGTATTACAACCGTTGAAATTCGTAGATAACAAAGGCAAAAAAATAAATAATTTCTATCCTGCTGGCCGCGATAACGGCATACGCATGTTGTCTGACGCACGGGTGCAGTTCAAGTTCTACAATAACACCTTGTTTAAATATGAAATAGAAACCTTTAAACTCAACATTTCTAAATTAGAATTGCGTTTAACTGACACTCGTTATCTTAATTTTGATCAGCCAACATGGCCTAACTCAGGAATCGGAGATCGCGCCTATCTCGAAAGTTTGAAGAACTCTGCAATGAAGGGAATTCTCCCGAATCAGCCAAATATCAAGCTGGGTATGACCCACAAGTCCATGCTCAACACATTAAACAAGGCTAAGTCCAGGGAGAACGGTGAATGGGGAGCATATTATGTTTATTCGCAATACGCGATCGGTTTTGATTCTTACCTACACGAACTGGACAACAAATCAAGAATCATGGTCTTCAACCTGTTCGCAGAGCAACGTAATCTCTATCCCGAAACGGTGAAGTTATGGCTAGGTAAACCACAGAAAGAATATTTAAATGAAGCAGAAGGCGGATATGACATGATCTACAAATACGGTTCGCGCACGCTATCCTTTCACTATCTCGAAGAAGATGAACAGATTTATCTGATTACAATCTATTAGACGAAGCTGGTGCGGTGACATTGGATTATAAAAAAAAAGATTAAACTTTACGGAACCGATATTGAAGATGCGCTGGAAGTTAGTCCTCTTGACCACCTGGATACTAGGATCAAGAGAATTGAGCCGAACAGTTGAAGTATGATCGCTTGCTACTTGAGTGCTCTAAGGAGTTCTATTACTTATATGGAAGGTTGTTATTCTTTTGTTGATCCTAGCATGACGTTAGCGAAGTGGTGGTTGGGGACTGATAGTGGGTTTGTGATCAGGCAAGGTGGCCTAGAGATTAATCCAAAATATTTATACAGAAGCGTAGAATTTTAATTCAAATATAACTATTAACAAAGCGCACCAAGCAATATCTTGATGAACTTTGTTGGTTTTTTATTACATCCAAAACATCATGATTTAAAAATAAATGAGCCCATTGTCATTGAAATATAAAGGACCCCTTTAATCGTGATAAGCTCTAATAATAAACTAGAGACTCAAATTAAGGTAGTCCTTGTGTTTTAAGGAGTGATTGATAAAATCCCACTTATTTTTTTTGATCCATCAGTATACTATCCTGGGTGTATGACAATTCATATGCGTGACGTTGAGCCTTGGCCTGTCCCCTTTGCATTAACCATTCTTCCGACTGATTTTTGAGCAGAGACATCTGATTAAGAATTAATGAATCGTATTGCAGTATATGGTCTATTCGTTTCTTCTGAGAATCGGACAACGAATTATTACTCAATAAATCTCCTATGCCGTCGACCAGTCCCTGCCGCCCATCGACAAATTCCTCAAGTTCTTGATACGAAATTTGAGGAATTTGTCTAACTACATTTAACGTCATTAATTCCAACTCACTAATCTGTTCATCCAGTGACATGATCTGAGTTCCCTGTATTTAATTTTGCCGCTTGGGACCATGCCTCGCGCAATTCCACTAAATATCCCAGCGCCTCTTCGGCTTGTTGAGCTCTTTTTTTGATATTAGCTTCAATCAGCAAGTAATTCACATATTCATATAAAGATGACAAGTTCTGAGATACTTCGTATGAATAGTCCAGAGATGCACGTAACTCACTTACAATATCCTGGGCTTTTTTGAAAAACTCATTCGACTTCTGCACATCTTGTTCTTTAATACCTTCTATTCCACCTTTTACAAAACGAATTGCACCGTCATAGAGCATAATCAACAGTTGAGATGGTGCAGTCTGAACGGCGGATTGTCTATACTTTTCGTAAGGGGATGATATCATTTCTATTCACTCACTCCTGTTAATCTTATTGTGCTGCAAAGCTAGCCAGACTTGACGATTGAGAGTTCATTTTGTTAATGGCCTGCTCCATGGCAGTGAACTGACTATAGTAGCGTGACTCCATCGCAGTTAACTTCTTACTTAATGTTGATATTCGTTCTTTCACTTCCTTAAGTTCTTTACCCATAATGCTGTCTTCATTGAATGCGGTTGTTATATCTTTTGAATATTTATCTGTTCCGGCACGTTTAGAAAGATCCCCCAGTGTACCTAAAGTCTTATCATAAATATCGTTAAATAAACCTTTGTATTTACCATCCGGTGAACCATTAAACAATTCTATTACTCGATCTGGATTCTCTTCAATAGCTTTTTGCAATTTGTCCTCGTCCGCAATTTTAAGCTTCCCGCCTTCATAATATTGGCCTGTTGTGATGCCAAGCGAACTAAGATTAAAGGTGCTTGTTCCTCCGATAGACGCTCCAACCACAGCATTCCTCATGTCAGATACAACCTTTTCCAAGATACCATCGTTTCTCAGGAGGCCACTTTTCGCCTTATTCTCCCACAATTTAATGTCATCTTCAGACATTTCTTTTTTTTGTTCATCCGTGAGAGGGCTATAATCTCTGTATCGCTCTTCACTAAGCTTACCATTTATGAGTTCTAACGTCGCGTTGTAGTCAGCTATAAATGATTTTATCGTTTCTACAATTTTCGTAGAATCTACACTAGTCGTGATGAGTGATTCTTTACCAGGCTCGGATTTAGCTTGCAGGGTTACTTCTACACCATTAATTGTAAATTTATTCGAAGTGTACTCCAGATCTTCATTGTTAATCTTTACTTTAGCATTATCACCTGGAGTAGCATTGGCAGTTAGGTTAAACGCTTGGAGTATATTACCTTCAAAAGTAATATTACTTTTACCGTATTCATTAGATTTAATGGTAATATTACCGGTTGATTCATCATAGGCAGCAGAAACATTGGCATCACTCGTATTGATTTTACGGATAGCTGCTTCTACCGTATCACCCTTCTGAAAAGTGATATTAGTTTCCTTGCTTCCGCGCTTGACTGTCAAATTGAAAGAATCTTCTCCCGATTGTAGTTGATTCAGAGTCAATGCCTTACTGCCAATCTTATCCGTACTTGTCATAGATGTTTGCGTTGCCAATTGGCTTACGGTGACCTTCATTGGGAGCTGGTTGGCTATTGGACTAGCCTTTACACTAATTGCTGCTGTATCCCCACTTACCGTTGCTTTGAATGCATTCATAGAAGCAGTCGTCTTATAACTTGATAGCTTGTTGTTACGGAAATCTACCAGTTGACTGTTCACTTGCTTGTACATATCTCGCTTCCAGTCCAAGGTCTGTTTTTTCTGATTCAACTTGTCGAGCGGGACTCGCTGCGCGGTCATCATCTGCTTAACGATGTTGTCTACATCCATTCCTGAAGATAATCCTGATACTCTCATCCTAAATACATCCTCCTTCGCTTATACACGTTCGTCAATTATAATCCCGGCAATTTCCATCATTTTTGCAACAAGGTTTAGCGTTTTTTCAGGTGGGATTTCTCGAATTAAATCTCCTGTTTCTTTATTTAATACCTTTACCATGATAGAATTTGTTTGTTTATGCACGCTTACCTCAAATGTCGTTTCTGGCCCCTCCATAGCCTTGATTGCCCGGTCGATAGCTTTAATAAGTTGAGCTTCACCTAAGGTGATATTCACACCATTTGCCTCCAACCTAATCATTTGATCCTTGTTTATAATTAGGGGTTTTGGATTACTTGAATCCATCTGGTGATTAATAACATTTGTATTAGTGTTAATCTGAGTTGTTCTACCGGAAAAAGATATGTCCGAATTCATGAATCAACCCTCCGCTATCTATTATTGATTTATTATTTATATCGGTAACATTCCACTTAGTCATTACTCTTTTTGAAAATTTATGATAAAAAAATAAAAAAACTGCCTTTTCCAGAAGGAAGAAGACAGTTTTTTTTAAAAATGATAAAATTAACGAAGCAGTTGCAGAACGCCTTGTGGTTGTTGATTCGCTTGAGCCAACATCGCTTGAGCCGCCTGTGTAAGAATGTTGTTCTTAGTGAACTCAACCATTTCTTTAGCCATATCCACGTCACGAATACGAGACTCAGCTGCACTCAGGTTCTCGGAGGAAGCACCCAGGTTGTTGATTGTGTGCTCAAGACGGTTTTGGTACGCACCCAATTTAGCACGCTCGGAAGATACAGTTTCCAGAGCAGTGTTAATTGTAGTGATTGCTTTGTCAGCAGTGCTAGCGGAGGAAATATCAGTTCCTCCAATGGAGAGTTTCAATGGTTT includes:
- a CDS encoding YitT family protein — encoded protein: MQQQQQLQNNRKKRLISFIPLNGPWRNVVDTVSIILGSFLIAVAFNLFLLPNQIASGGVSGLSILGKHWLGLEPAYTQWAINIPLLIAGFLLIGKQYGIRSVLGSIVLPLFVYLTKDWAIPTTNPLLGSLYGGIGVGLGIGIVYRGRGSTGGMSILARIVQKYSGLSYSLCVVIMDATVIIMAAFVLSLEQSLYALIGLYVTGKVIDAVEMGLGYSKVAYIISNQIEPITKVILEDLDRGLTKLEAKGGYTDDQRTVLMVVVGQNEVPRLKALIRSVDPGAFVIISNAHEVLGEGFKREEV
- the prfB gene encoding peptide chain release factor 2 (programmed frameshift) codes for the protein MIDPSVKQDLREIGKKLTNLRGSLDLDLKQEMIENFEVKMSAPDFWDDNDKAQSVIAELNAVKGSVDQYTKLQQDYDDAVMMAELADEEGDDDLAVEIANSVTAIVSKVEEFELQLLLNQPYDKMNAILELHPGAGGTESQDWGQMLMRMYTRWAEKRGFKVEVLDYLAGDEAGIKSVTLSIKGHNAYGYLKAEKGVHRLVRISPFDSSGRRHTSFVSCDVVPEIDDTIELDIRTEDLKIDTYRASGAGGQHINTTDSAVRITHLPTGVVVTCQNERSQIKNRERAMTMLRSKLYERKIEEQKQQLDEIRGEQSDIAWGSQIRSYVFHPYSMVKDHRTSVETGNTGAVMDGDLDGFIDGYLRSQIKVDTD
- the secA gene encoding preprotein translocase subunit SecA — translated: MLGLVKKIFGDMNERDVKRLMKTVDVINKLEPQFQALSDEQLKSKTEEFRARIEKGETTDELLPEAFATVREASRRVLGKRHYDVQMLGGIALHEGRISEMKTGEGKTLVGTLPVYLNALMSKGVHVVTVNDYLAQRDSQEMGQIYEFMGMTVGVNLSGMDHALKQHAYACDITYGTNNEFGFDYLRDNMVLYKEQMVQRPLFFCIIDEVDSILVDEARTPLIISGQAQKSTDLYYAADRFVKRLVPEEDFTVDIKVKSVALTEAGVAKAEKAFGIENLYDHANVTLNHHIVQGLKANVIMRRDVDYVVSDEEVLIVDEFTGRLMAGRRYSDGLHQAIEAKEGIEVQNESMTLATITFQNYFRMYRKLAGMTGTAKTEEEEFKKIYGLEVLQIPTNRPNKRNDMADVVYKSIDGKFKAVVEEIVERHSKNQPVLVGTVSIENSERLSDMLKRRGIRHQVLNAKYHAEEAEIISGAGQAGAVTIATNMAGRGTDIILGEGVAEVGGLHIIGTERHESRRIDNQLRGRAGRQGDPGSTQFYLSLGDELMKRFGADNVLNMMERLGFEEDQPIESRMITRAVESAQKRVEGNNFDVRKVVLQYDDVMNQQREIIYKQRREVLESENIKQIVMDMIKPSIERIVEAHCSDDIPENWELQEVADYMNSKLLDEGSVTKDDLWGKEAEEIVEYLFEKVQNKYNAREERIGEEMVREFEKVVVLRAVDSKWMDHIDAMDQLRQGIHLRAYGGTDPLREYQFEGFEMFHQMIASIQEEVATYVMRAQIESNQERQAVVDESQISTSGEPAEKRPVKVSDQIGRNDACPCGSGKKFKHCHGQE
- the hpf gene encoding ribosome hibernation-promoting factor, HPF/YfiA family — protein: MNLSIRGQQIEVTDALKDYVDKKLSRLEKYFDAPLNSDGAVTLSTTRGLHTVEVTIPLKGFVLRAEDESDDMYASIDSVVDKLERQIRKHKTKINRKFRQEGSLKTLFVEDPTGTVATAELDTDTDDDDLEVVRTKRFMLKPMDVEEAILQMNMVGHNFFVFSNIENEEVSVVYKRNDGKYGLIEQG
- a CDS encoding cold shock domain-containing protein, giving the protein MQGKVKWFNAEKGYGFIETEDGGDVFVHFSAIQSEGFKTLEEGQSVEFDIVEGARGPQAANVIKL
- the fliS gene encoding flagellar export chaperone FliS; the encoded protein is MISSPYEKYRQSAVQTAPSQLLIMLYDGAIRFVKGGIEGIKEQDVQKSNEFFKKAQDIVSELRASLDYSYEVSQNLSSLYEYVNYLLIEANIKKRAQQAEEALGYLVELREAWSQAAKLNTGNSDHVTG
- the fliD gene encoding flagellar filament capping protein FliD; this translates as MRVSGLSSGMDVDNIVKQMMTAQRVPLDKLNQKKQTLDWKRDMYKQVNSQLVDFRNNKLSSYKTTASMNAFKATVSGDTAAISVKASPIANQLPMKVTVSQLATQTSMTSTDKIGSKALTLNQLQSGEDSFNLTVKRGSKETNITFQKGDTVEAAIRKINTSDANVSAAYDESTGNITIKSNEYGKSNITFEGNILQAFNLTANATPGDNAKVKINNEDLEYTSNKFTINGVEVTLQAKSEPGKESLITTSVDSTKIVETIKSFIADYNATLELINGKLSEERYRDYSPLTDEQKKEMSEDDIKLWENKAKSGLLRNDGILEKVVSDMRNAVVGASIGGTSTFNLSSLGITTGQYYEGGKLKIADEDKLQKAIEENPDRVIELFNGSPDGKYKGLFNDIYDKTLGTLGDLSKRAGTDKYSKDITTAFNEDSIMGKELKEVKERISTLSKKLTAMESRYYSQFTAMEQAINKMNSQSSSLASFAAQ
- a CDS encoding flagellar protein FlaG; this translates as MNSDISFSGRTTQINTNTNVINHQMDSSNPKPLIINKDQMIRLEANGVNITLGEAQLIKAIDRAIKAMEGPETTFEVSVHKQTNSIMVKVLNKETGDLIREIPPEKTLNLVAKMMEIAGIIIDERV